From Penicillium psychrofluorescens genome assembly, chromosome: 1, one genomic window encodes:
- a CDS encoding uncharacterized protein (ID:PFLUO_000097-T1.cds;~source:funannotate) has product MHAVTLAILGLAATGAVAGTPNSWSALVQEFPTCAQKCMDDYYQEAYSDKCGSNSANADLKCICTATDSAGNVSNESSDLSACIEDSCSDLDASDASQISSASNDILSMCSPYYGDSSSTDASSTGDSTTDAGSSLSFHMPTLIGAAGLLGAMLL; this is encoded by the exons ATGCATGCAGTCACTCTCGCCATCCTGGGTCTCGCTGCCACAGGTGCAGTGGCAGGCACCCCTAATTCCTGGAGTGCCTTAGTCCAAGAGTTTCCTACTTGCGCCCAGAAGTGTATGGACGACTACTATCAAGAGGCATATAGCGACAAGTGCGGCTCCAATTCTGCGAATGCCGACCTAAAGTGCATCTGCACGGCCACCGATTCCGCGGGCAATGTTAGCAATGAAAGCTCGGACCTCTCGGCCTGTATAGAAGACTCCTGCTCCGATCTCGATGCTAGTGACGCGAGTCAGATCTCAAGCGCTAGTAACGACATCTTGAGCATGTGCAGCCCATACTATGGTG attcttcttcgacggATGCTTCTTCGACGGGTGATTCTACGACGGACGCTGGATCAAGCTTGTCTTTCCACATGCCCACACTGATAGGCGCTGCCGGGTTGCTGGGGGCGATGCTGCTGTGA
- a CDS encoding uncharacterized protein (ID:PFLUO_000096-T1.cds;~source:funannotate) — translation MPRSQLDLEAYQDIIISLFAQKTTLEDIRLALQREGLIVSVRTIKRRLRDWGVRREQAPQSIVDNEAIQIRIATLCTQVALTTSEILEVLSNEGTPISPRTLWSIRRQRLGIRLRIDDLEEQQHQEEEVEAILVEQLDRGHIEGYGKGHLYTYLRRHGYVYARDRIFKIWRALRPDALERRSLGLQRARGSYTVPGPNFVWHVDGYMKLQPYGIEIYAAIDGYSRYIIWVYVGISTRTAVSVLRQYLDTLSVLRFQPRAIRADLGTETYLIGDAHWALRRAVDQDIRHEECWWYGRCPEPAYRILVAM, via the exons ATGCCTCGCTCCCAGCTCGATTTGGAAGCCTACCAGGATATTATTATCTCCCTCTTCGCTCAGAAGACGACTCTTGAAGATATCCGCCTCGCTTTGCAGCGGGAGGGCCTCATCGTCTCAGTACGTACGATTAAGCGTCGTTTACGAGACTGGGGAGTTCGACGAGAGCAAGCGCCGCAGAGTATCGTGGATAATGAAGCTATACAGATCCGCATCGCCACGCTATGTACCCAAGTCGCCCTTACTACGAGTGAAATCCTCGAAGTTCTCTCAAATGAGGGCACTCCGATCTCCCCCCGGACCCTCTGGTCTATTCGGCGCCAACGGTTAGGCATACGCCTTCGTATCGATGATCttgaggagcagcagcaccaggaagaagaggttgaAGCTATACTAGTCGAACAACTCGACCGTGGGCATATTGAAGGGTACGGCAAAGGTCATCTATATACGTATCTTCGCCGGCACGGATATGTCTATGCGAGAGACCGCATCTTTAAGATCTGGCGTGCACTCCGTCCAGATGCCCTTGAGCGTCGATCGCTTGGTCTTCAGCGCGCCCGTGGCTCGTATACCGTGCCTGGGCCAAATTTTGTGTGGCATGTTGATGGGTATATGAAGCTACAGCCGTACGGAATTGAG ATTTATGCTGCAATCGACGGGTACTCACGCTATATTATCTGGGTCTACGTTGGTATAAGTACGCGCACCGCGGTGAGCGTACTCCGCCAGTATCTTGATACCCTCTCTGTGCTTCGATTCCAACCGCGAGCGATTCGCGCAGACCTCGGTACTGAGACATACCTCATCGGCGATGCTCATTGGGCTCTCCGGAGAGCCGTCGACCAAGATATTCGTCATGAAGAGTGCTGGTGGTACGGCCGGTGTCCAGAACCAGCGTATCGAATCTTGGTGGCTATGTAG
- a CDS encoding uncharacterized protein (ID:PFLUO_000098-T1.cds;~source:funannotate), with amino-acid sequence MWRHLTPSLLFNSAVFLQGAILFGLDTGSFGSLQALPSFLSRFGVADGHGAFQLPVARKALMNSLPWIGKLTGCFGSELFIENAGYKRTMYAAASIQIVALIIELTAHHWVQFTVGRIIAYFAVGLVENAVPSYNAETSPAATRGILSGSIMMVTSLGNLWGAGMSQAYATDTTERGWMVPTAMQFIPAIGLLGLVPWTPESPRWLILKGRREEAQTALDRIRPAEDVQTGATVAEAEAIGNLLEESQTSDQGSWLDLFRGNYLRRTWISATLFVLEQMNGNQFVQSYAATFYVQEGMGPMSFTYSMVGQVVGVVGCAIGLVLLDISGRRPLLIYGSAICTFLLYLASGLGTVPSMNQNEVNTTLACFILLPAFTRISASNNAFLTGAEIGGVRMRKKIMAFGTACDVTGAFLVTFVTPYILPSLGSGIGWIFGSVAAFSTIWGFLFFPELKGRSLEEVDELFEAKLGARQFKRYETHGAGQLIATLEKHGLGDEKPGKEGLELSDANAKHKHVEIA; translated from the exons ATGTGGCGCCACCTCACCCCGTCTCTGCTGTTCAATTCAGCGGTTTTCTTGCAGGGAGCAATTCTATTCGGCCT TGACACTGGCTCCTTTGGCTCGTTGCAGGCCTTGCCGTCTTTTCTCAGCCGATTCGGCGTTGCTGATGGACATGGGGCATTCCAGCTGCCGGTGGCAAGAAAGGCATTGATGAATTCATTGCCATGGATTGGAAAACTCACGGGTTGCTTTGGGTCAGAGCTATTTATTGAGAATGCTGGCTACAAGAGAACCATGtacgccgccgccagcattCAGATTGTGGCTCTAATCA TCGAGCTCACAGCCCATCACTGGGTACAGTTTACTGTCGGTCGTATCATCGCCTACTTCGCTGTCGGGCTGGTCGAGAATGCGGTACCATCTTACAATGCTGAGACATCTCCAGCGGCAACACGAGGTATCTTGTCAGGTTCAATTATGATGGTTACATCACTAGGAAATCTTTGGGGAGCTGGAATGTCACAGGCATACGCGACTGACACTACTGAGAGAGGTTGGATGGTCCCCACGGCTATGCAGTTCATTCCCGCCATTGGCCTGCTTGGCCTGGTTCCTTGGACTCCCGAGTCGCCTCGATGGCTTATTCTCAaaggacgaagagaagaagctcagACTGCTCTCGACCGGATTCGCCCTGCAGAAGATGTGCAGACAGGCGCCACGGTggcagaagcagaagccaTTGGAAATCTCCTGGAAGAATCTCAAACATCTGACCAAGGCTCATGGCTTGATCTTTTCCGGGGTAACTACCTGCGACGGACCTGG ATTTCGGCCACCTTATTCGTTCTTGAGCAGATGAATGGCAACCAGTTTGTGCAGTCATACGCGGCGACCTTCTACGTGCAGGAGGGTATGGGACCCATGTCTTTTACATATAGCATGGTCGGCCAGGTGGTTGGAGTGGTTGGATGCGCTATAGGCCTTGTGCTTCTGGATATCAGCGGTCGAAGACCTCTCTTGATTTATGGAAGTGCGATTTGCACTTTCTTGCTCTACCTTGCTTCGGGGCTGGGTACTGTGCCCTCTATGAATCAGAATGAGGTCAACACGACCCTCGCTTGCTTCATTCTTCTGCCAGCCTTCACTCGTATTTCTGCCTCGAACAACGCTTTTCTGACAGGGGCAGAAATTGGCGGAGTGCGAATGAGAAAAAAGATCATG GCATTCGGAACAGCGTGTGATGTGACTGGAGCCTTCCTCGTCACCTTCGTCACCCCTTACATTCTGCCTAGCTTGGGAAGTGGCATTGGCTGGATATTTGGATCTGTGGCGGCCTTTTCTACTATCTGGGggtttctcttctttccagagCTCAAG GGCCGGTCGcttgaagaagtcgacgAGCTTTTTGAGGCGAAGCTGGGGGCTCGGCAATTCAAGCGGTACGAAACTCACGGGGCAGGACAGCTTATTGCTACTCTGGAGAAACACGGATTGGGCGATGAAAAGCCAGGAAAGGAAGGGTTAGAGTTGTCTGATGCTAATGCTAAA CACAAACACGTTGAAATAGCATAA